In a genomic window of Streptomyces sp. SJL17-4:
- a CDS encoding rhamnulokinase family protein, whose product MNGRTKAFAAVDLGASSGRVMVGHVGPETLHVSVAHRFPNRPVRLPEGLRWDILGLYAGVLDGLRAAGQVDSVGIDSWAVDYGLLDGDGALLGNPVHYRDTRTEGVAEKAWTTVPAAELYAATGIQYAPFNTLYQLTAARETSQLACAERLLLIPDLISYWLTGEQGTELTNASTTQLVDPRTRDWSYDTAARLGIDLELFAPLRQPGDPAGLLRPEVLKETGLQGPVPVTAVGSHDTASAVAAVPATERNFAYICTGTWSLAGLELDAPVLTEAGRAANFTNELGIDGTVRYLRNIMGLWLLQECMRDWGLADVVPLLREAARVPGLPAVVDAADPVFLAPGGMPQRIQAACRATGRPVPETPAEITRCILDSLALAHRKAIEDAQRLADRPADVVHIVGGGARNALLCQLTADACGLPVVAGPAESAVLGNVLVQARAHGVVGDLASMRGLLARTRSLTTYEPRGDRAEWDAAARRIAR is encoded by the coding sequence ATGAACGGTCGTACGAAGGCGTTCGCCGCGGTCGACCTCGGCGCGTCCAGCGGGCGCGTCATGGTCGGCCACGTCGGGCCGGAAACCCTCCACGTCTCCGTGGCGCACCGCTTCCCCAACCGGCCCGTCCGCCTGCCCGAAGGCCTGCGGTGGGACATCCTCGGGCTGTACGCGGGTGTGCTCGACGGCCTGCGTGCCGCCGGCCAGGTCGACTCCGTCGGCATCGACAGCTGGGCCGTCGACTACGGCCTGCTCGACGGCGACGGGGCGCTGCTGGGCAACCCGGTGCACTACCGCGACACCCGCACGGAGGGCGTCGCGGAGAAGGCGTGGACGACCGTGCCGGCCGCCGAGCTGTACGCGGCGACCGGCATCCAGTACGCCCCGTTCAACACCCTCTATCAGCTCACGGCGGCCCGCGAGACCAGTCAACTCGCATGCGCCGAACGACTGTTGCTGATCCCCGACCTGATCTCGTACTGGCTCACCGGTGAGCAGGGCACCGAGCTGACCAACGCCTCCACCACCCAGCTCGTGGATCCCCGGACGCGCGACTGGTCCTACGACACGGCCGCCCGCCTGGGCATCGACCTGGAGCTGTTCGCCCCGCTGCGGCAGCCGGGCGATCCGGCCGGGCTGCTGCGGCCGGAGGTGCTGAAGGAGACGGGGCTCCAGGGACCGGTGCCGGTGACGGCCGTGGGCTCGCACGACACGGCCTCCGCGGTGGCCGCCGTCCCCGCGACCGAGCGGAACTTCGCGTACATCTGCACGGGCACCTGGTCCCTGGCCGGCCTGGAGCTGGACGCGCCCGTGCTGACCGAGGCCGGCCGCGCCGCCAACTTCACCAACGAGCTGGGCATCGACGGCACGGTCCGCTACCTGCGCAACATCATGGGTCTGTGGCTGCTCCAGGAGTGCATGCGCGACTGGGGCCTGGCCGATGTCGTCCCCCTGCTGCGCGAGGCCGCCCGGGTGCCGGGCCTCCCCGCGGTGGTGGACGCGGCCGACCCGGTGTTCCTGGCCCCCGGCGGCATGCCACAGCGCATCCAGGCGGCGTGCCGTGCCACCGGCCGGCCCGTCCCGGAGACGCCGGCCGAGATCACCCGGTGCATCCTCGACTCCCTCGCCCTCGCTCACCGCAAGGCGATCGAGGACGCGCAGCGACTCGCCGACCGCCCGGCCGACGTGGTCCACATCGTCGGCGGCGGCGCCCGCAACGCGCTGCTGTGCCAACTGACCGCCGACGCCTGCGGACTGCCGGTCGTCGCCGGACCGGCCGAATCCGCGGTCCTCGGCAACGTCCTGGTGCAGGCGCGCGCCCACGGCGTGGTCGGGGATCTCGCCTCGATGCGCGGCCTGCTGGCCCGTACCCGGTCGCTGACCACTTACGAGCCCCGGGGCGACCGGGCAGAGTGGGACGCGGCGGCCCGGCGGATCGCCCGCTGA
- a CDS encoding (Fe-S)-binding protein, with the protein MRVALFLTCVNDTLYPDTGRAVVRLLSRLGVDVDFPAGQTCCGQAHYNTGYRHEAEPLALRYAEVFAGYDAIVTPSGSCGAMVRELYPRMGERARAEGRGDTLARSLAPVVPKTYELTEFLVDVLGVTDVGAYYPHKVTYHPTCHGLRGLGLGGRPYQLLQAVKGLDLVELPGAEECCGFGGTFAVKNSDVSAAMGSDKVRSAESTGAEVLCAADNSCLMHIGGTMSRLKVGMRPVHIAEILASTEKEPLL; encoded by the coding sequence ATGCGTGTCGCTCTGTTCTTGACCTGTGTCAACGACACGCTCTATCCGGACACCGGCCGGGCCGTGGTGAGGCTCCTGTCCCGCCTGGGCGTGGACGTCGACTTCCCCGCGGGCCAGACCTGCTGCGGACAGGCCCACTACAACACCGGCTACCGGCACGAGGCCGAGCCCCTCGCGCTCCGCTACGCCGAGGTCTTCGCCGGCTACGACGCGATCGTGACCCCGTCCGGGTCCTGTGGCGCCATGGTCCGTGAGCTGTACCCGCGCATGGGCGAGCGCGCCCGCGCGGAGGGCCGCGGCGACACGCTCGCCCGCAGTCTCGCGCCGGTCGTACCGAAGACGTACGAGCTGACCGAGTTCCTGGTGGACGTGCTCGGGGTGACGGACGTCGGCGCGTACTACCCGCACAAGGTCACCTACCACCCGACCTGCCACGGCCTGCGCGGTCTGGGCCTGGGCGGCCGCCCGTACCAGCTGCTGCAGGCGGTCAAGGGCCTGGACTTGGTGGAGCTGCCCGGCGCGGAGGAGTGCTGCGGCTTCGGCGGCACCTTCGCGGTGAAGAACTCCGACGTCTCGGCCGCCATGGGCTCGGACAAGGTGCGCAGTGCCGAGTCGACGGGTGCCGAGGTGCTGTGCGCGGCAGACAACTCGTGCCTGATGCACATCGGAGGGACGATGTCGCGGCTCAAGGTGGGCATGCGGCCCGTCCACATCGCGGAGATCCTGGCGAGTACGGAGAAGGAGCCCCTGCTGTGA
- a CDS encoding LutB/LldF family L-lactate oxidation iron-sulfur protein yields the protein MPAFPKAAHDAVNNPTLRGNLRHATHTIRDKRAAAVAELDDWAQLREAGKQIKDHTLRHLDRYLVQLEESVTAAGGTVHWAADADEANRIVADLVKATGETEVVKVKSMATQEIGLNEALEAEGIAAYETDLAELIVQLGKDRPSHILVPAIHRNRGEIRDIFAREMSEWGRAAPVGLTDNPADLADAARLHLRDKFLRAKVGVSGANFMVAETGTLVVVESEGNGRMCLTLPETLISVVGIEKVVPTWRDLEVFLQTLPRSSTAERMNPYTSMWTGTSEDDGPSDFHLVLLDNGRTDTLADEVGRQALRCIRCSACLNVCPVYERAGGHAYGSVYPGPIGAILSPQLRGTQSEVDASLPYASSLCGACYDVCPVAIDIPEVLVHLRERIAQGGPVTREGNKAVLKPAKGHAAERAAMRAARWAFGRPGALRAGQRLASRTRKLHPRTLPGPGKAWSATRDLPPVPAEPFRDWWQRTDGGKKSDGDKKTDGVRKTDGVTKDGK from the coding sequence ATGCCGGCCTTCCCGAAGGCGGCGCACGACGCGGTCAACAACCCCACCCTGCGGGGCAACCTCCGCCACGCCACCCACACCATCCGCGACAAGCGCGCGGCCGCCGTCGCCGAACTCGACGACTGGGCGCAGCTGCGCGAGGCCGGCAAGCAGATCAAGGACCACACGCTCCGCCATCTCGACCGTTACCTGGTCCAGCTGGAGGAGTCGGTGACGGCCGCGGGCGGCACCGTCCACTGGGCGGCCGATGCGGACGAGGCCAACAGGATCGTCGCCGACCTGGTCAAGGCCACCGGCGAGACCGAGGTCGTCAAGGTCAAGTCCATGGCGACCCAGGAGATCGGCCTCAACGAAGCCCTCGAAGCCGAGGGCATCGCCGCCTACGAGACCGACCTCGCCGAGCTCATCGTCCAGTTGGGCAAGGACCGGCCCTCGCACATCCTGGTCCCGGCGATCCACCGCAACCGAGGCGAGATCCGCGACATCTTCGCCCGGGAGATGAGCGAATGGGGCCGGGCCGCACCCGTAGGCCTCACCGACAACCCCGCCGATCTCGCCGACGCCGCGCGGCTGCACCTGCGGGACAAGTTCCTCCGGGCCAAGGTCGGCGTGTCGGGCGCCAACTTCATGGTCGCCGAGACCGGCACGCTGGTCGTCGTGGAGTCCGAGGGCAACGGACGGATGTGTCTGACGCTCCCCGAGACCCTGATCTCGGTCGTCGGCATCGAGAAGGTCGTGCCGACCTGGCGCGACCTGGAGGTGTTCCTCCAGACCCTGCCGCGCTCCTCGACCGCCGAGCGGATGAACCCGTACACGAGCATGTGGACGGGGACGAGCGAGGACGACGGTCCCAGCGACTTCCACCTCGTCCTCCTCGACAACGGGCGCACCGACACCCTCGCCGACGAGGTCGGCCGCCAGGCCCTGCGCTGCATCCGCTGCTCGGCCTGTCTCAACGTCTGCCCGGTGTACGAGCGGGCCGGAGGCCACGCGTACGGTTCGGTCTACCCGGGCCCGATCGGCGCGATCCTGAGCCCCCAGCTCCGCGGCACGCAGAGCGAGGTCGACGCCTCGCTGCCGTACGCCTCCTCCCTGTGCGGCGCCTGCTACGACGTCTGCCCCGTCGCCATCGACATCCCCGAGGTCCTGGTGCATCTGCGGGAGCGGATCGCCCAGGGCGGGCCGGTGACCCGCGAGGGCAACAAGGCCGTCCTGAAGCCGGCCAAGGGGCATGCCGCCGAGCGTGCGGCGATGCGGGCGGCGCGCTGGGCCTTCGGCCGCCCCGGTGCGCTGCGGGCCGGACAGCGACTGGCCTCACGCACGCGGAAGCTGCATCCACGGACGCTGCCGGGCCCCGGCAAGGCGTGGAGCGCGACGCGGGACCTGCCGCCGGTCCCGGCGGAGCCGTTCCGCGACTGGTGGCAGCGCACGGATGGCGGGAAGAAGAGCGACGGCGATAAGAAGACCGACGGCGTGAGGAAGACCGACGGCGTGACGAAGGACGGGAAATGA
- a CDS encoding LUD domain-containing protein, translating to MSSRDRILGRVRRALADVPPDDTSYEQAVDRSYLRVHGDLDVEQTVDLLAENLADYRAIVRRCTEDELARTIAAMLAARGAATVLAPPGLDPAWLSATDVVQVPDRADSTPHDLDRIDSVVTACAVAIAETGTIVLDAGPGQGRRRVTLVPDHHICVVRVPDQVVSSLPEALERLDPTRPSTWISGPSATSDIELDRVEGVHGPRTLEVVLVSDPPGVAA from the coding sequence ATGAGCAGCAGGGACCGGATCCTCGGCCGGGTGCGGCGCGCGCTCGCCGACGTACCGCCGGACGACACGTCGTACGAACAGGCCGTCGATCGCTCCTACCTGCGCGTCCACGGCGATCTGGACGTTGAGCAGACCGTGGACCTCCTCGCGGAGAACCTGGCGGACTATCGCGCGATCGTGCGCCGTTGCACGGAGGACGAGCTGGCGAGGACGATCGCGGCGATGCTGGCCGCCCGGGGAGCGGCGACGGTGCTCGCCCCACCGGGCCTGGATCCCGCCTGGCTCTCGGCGACCGATGTCGTGCAGGTTCCGGACCGGGCGGATTCCACCCCCCACGACCTCGACCGGATCGACAGCGTGGTCACCGCCTGCGCGGTGGCCATCGCGGAGACGGGCACCATCGTGCTCGACGCCGGCCCCGGTCAGGGCCGCCGCCGCGTCACGCTGGTCCCCGACCACCACATCTGCGTGGTGCGCGTCCCGGACCAGGTGGTCTCCTCCCTCCCCGAGGCCCTCGAACGCCTCGACCCGACGCGCCCGTCGACCTGGATCTCCGGCCCCTCGGCGACCAGTGACATCGAACTGGACCGCGTCGAAGGCGTCCATGGGCCGCGCACCCTGGAGGTCGTACTGGTGAGTGATCCGCCAGGCGTCGCCGCGTAA
- a CDS encoding SpoIIE family protein phosphatase, whose translation MEGLEDAVLDALFSQSPVGLHVYDRELRLMRVNTAAGMMREFSAERLLGRSLPEILRSFDITDPAVVERTARRVLETGKTELDLSIRVRDRRDPAIVAVVSASVFRLQRADGAVLGLAAALTDVTARWRAEAEVRLLNDAAARIGTTLDVFRTAAEFCEVASPALADTVTVDVYDAVLRGRAPAADAADRDPTLRRAGYRSVAGLDHEGVPVVGEVDVYPIGTPHRTVLDTLAPKLIRQLRPDSGWLDPARPRDARLLSAGVHSMLLVPIRARGVVLGLACFYRWRNPAPFDHRDLRLARQLTTHAAQCLDNARLYGRERSAARILSGGFAQARASVDTAVELAHTHLPAGTGGGWFDAIPLSGSRVALVAGDTTSGTSGPAAMSEVRAAIEALADLDLPPDEILLRLHDLASRPSTLSEATGPDGGDAAPATCLCLVYDPVTRLCTAASAGHPSPVLVHPGGDVELLDVAAGPPLGQGLADYALTERALPEGTMLLIYNTELLTGSVGGAEESLLSLLSDLFAVPRPSLQAACDACAEALAPQQPPRDAYLLLARTRTLDGSRTRAWTFPNTPESAAQARRRAADQLAEWGLTQDVIDDTALVVSELVTNSVRYAKGPIRLRLIRDSSLVCEVTDDSNASPHLRRALDTDENGRGLFITAQLTQRWGVRPSGRGKTLWAERILAATPTPTPTPTPAPAPAPAPASGHGHAAEA comes from the coding sequence ATGGAGGGGCTGGAGGACGCCGTACTGGACGCGCTGTTCTCCCAGTCGCCCGTGGGCCTGCACGTCTACGACCGGGAGCTGCGGCTGATGCGGGTGAACACAGCCGCCGGGATGATGCGGGAGTTCTCGGCCGAGCGGCTGCTCGGCCGTTCGCTGCCGGAGATCCTGCGGTCCTTCGACATCACCGACCCGGCGGTCGTGGAACGGACAGCCCGGCGCGTCCTGGAAACCGGGAAGACCGAGCTCGATCTGAGCATCCGTGTCCGGGACCGACGCGACCCCGCGATCGTGGCAGTCGTCTCGGCGTCCGTGTTCCGGCTGCAGCGGGCCGACGGCGCCGTGCTGGGTCTGGCCGCCGCGCTGACCGACGTCACCGCCCGGTGGCGGGCGGAAGCGGAGGTGCGCCTGCTGAACGACGCGGCCGCACGGATCGGTACCACGCTCGACGTCTTTCGTACGGCGGCCGAGTTCTGCGAGGTCGCCTCTCCGGCCCTGGCCGACACCGTGACCGTCGACGTCTACGACGCGGTCCTGCGCGGCAGGGCTCCCGCCGCGGACGCGGCCGACCGGGATCCCACTCTTCGGCGGGCCGGGTACCGCTCGGTCGCCGGACTGGACCACGAGGGCGTCCCCGTCGTCGGCGAGGTCGACGTGTACCCGATCGGCACGCCTCACCGCACGGTCCTGGACACCTTGGCACCCAAGCTGATCCGACAACTGCGCCCGGACTCCGGCTGGCTCGATCCCGCACGCCCTCGTGATGCCCGGCTCCTGAGCGCGGGGGTGCACTCGATGCTGTTGGTCCCGATCCGAGCGCGGGGTGTGGTGCTCGGCCTGGCCTGCTTCTACCGGTGGCGTAATCCTGCCCCGTTCGACCACCGCGACCTGCGACTCGCGCGGCAGCTCACCACTCACGCGGCCCAGTGCCTGGACAACGCCCGCCTCTACGGGCGTGAGCGCTCGGCGGCCCGCATCCTGTCCGGGGGTTTCGCCCAGGCGCGGGCCTCTGTCGACACGGCCGTCGAACTCGCCCACACCCATCTGCCGGCCGGCACGGGTGGTGGCTGGTTCGACGCCATCCCGCTCTCCGGATCCCGGGTCGCCCTCGTCGCCGGGGACACCACTTCCGGGACATCGGGCCCGGCGGCGATGAGCGAGGTCCGCGCGGCGATCGAGGCGCTGGCCGACCTCGATCTGCCGCCGGACGAGATCCTCCTCCGCCTCCACGACCTGGCCAGCCGCCCCAGTACGCTCTCGGAGGCGACGGGGCCCGACGGCGGTGACGCGGCTCCCGCGACCTGCCTCTGCCTCGTCTACGACCCGGTCACCCGCCTGTGCACCGCGGCGAGTGCGGGACATCCGTCACCGGTCCTGGTGCATCCGGGCGGAGACGTCGAGCTGCTCGATGTGGCGGCGGGGCCCCCGCTGGGCCAGGGGCTCGCGGACTACGCGCTCACCGAGCGTGCCCTGCCCGAGGGCACCATGCTGCTGATCTACAACACCGAGCTGCTGACCGGTTCCGTCGGCGGTGCCGAGGAATCGCTGCTGAGCCTGCTGAGCGACCTGTTCGCCGTACCGCGGCCCTCCCTTCAAGCCGCGTGCGACGCGTGTGCGGAGGCCCTCGCGCCCCAGCAGCCCCCTCGCGACGCCTACCTGCTGCTCGCCCGTACGCGGACCCTGGACGGCTCCCGTACAAGAGCCTGGACGTTTCCCAACACCCCGGAGAGCGCCGCGCAGGCCCGCCGGCGAGCCGCGGACCAACTCGCCGAGTGGGGACTGACCCAGGACGTCATCGACGACACCGCGCTCGTGGTCAGCGAGCTGGTCACCAACTCCGTGCGCTACGCGAAGGGGCCGATCCGGCTGCGCCTCATCCGCGACAGCTCGCTCGTGTGCGAGGTCACCGACGACAGCAATGCCAGTCCCCACCTCCGGCGCGCCTTGGACACGGACGAGAACGGCCGGGGCCTGTTCATCACGGCCCAGCTCACCCAGCGCTGGGGCGTGAGACCCTCCGGACGGGGCAAGACGCTCTGGGCCGAACGCATCCTCGCAGCGACTCCGACTCCGACTCCGACTCCGACTCCGGCTCCGGCTCCGGCTCCGGCTCCCGCCTCCGGACACGGCCACGCCGCCGAGGCCTAG
- a CDS encoding ferredoxin, with product MRVDRERCIGAGMCAMTAPEVFDQDEDDGLVLLLHAEPPTAHRAAAQLAAGVCPSGAITLDEPESGRS from the coding sequence CTGCGCGTAGACCGTGAGCGCTGCATCGGTGCCGGGATGTGCGCGATGACCGCCCCCGAGGTGTTCGACCAGGACGAGGACGACGGCCTCGTACTCCTGCTGCACGCCGAGCCGCCCACCGCCCATCGCGCGGCCGCGCAATTGGCCGCCGGCGTCTGTCCCTCCGGGGCGATCACCCTGGACGAGCCCGAATCCGGCCGCTCCTAG
- a CDS encoding DUF1772 domain-containing protein codes for MLNALQVVTTVVVGVMVGVEFSVAFVINPILNALPEDSGILGRAHGGRMLGAVMPVWYISSLILVAAWAAAAWHDPGTQFVVTAGALLALSVIMSILLLVPINNRGKTWTPENRPADWKQQKNRWDRLHYVRVAVIIAAFALLATALV; via the coding sequence ATGCTCAACGCACTTCAGGTCGTCACCACCGTGGTCGTCGGCGTGATGGTGGGGGTGGAGTTCTCCGTCGCCTTCGTCATCAACCCGATCCTCAACGCCCTCCCCGAGGACAGCGGCATACTCGGCCGCGCCCACGGGGGCCGGATGCTCGGCGCCGTGATGCCGGTCTGGTACATCTCCTCGCTCATCCTGGTCGCGGCCTGGGCCGCCGCCGCGTGGCACGACCCCGGCACCCAGTTCGTCGTCACCGCCGGCGCACTGCTGGCCCTCAGCGTGATCATGTCGATCCTGCTGCTCGTACCGATCAACAACCGGGGCAAGACCTGGACCCCCGAGAACCGGCCCGCCGACTGGAAGCAGCAGAAGAACCGCTGGGACCGCCTCCACTACGTCCGCGTCGCCGTCATCATCGCCGCCTTCGCCCTGCTGGCCACCGCCCTCGTCTGA